CGAAATGCTGTCCAATCAGTTTCTGTTAAAATGCTTTCGCAGAAACCTTCCTTGACTCCTTGATTCCTTGGAATCAAATCACCCATTACAAACAccgagctcgagttgcctcTTGAAATCAACGACCAACTTCGTCTTGGATACtgtaatttattaaacttcTATTTATCGAGATTGGACGCCGACATACCCAACATATGTCCTGCAATCACTAGCCACATCTTTACATGCCCAATTAACCTCACCCATCTAACCATCCATCTACCCATACCATTCACTTTTTTACTTCGATGGCAATTGATTTGTGCTTTCCATTTCAAGCAGAGCTGGATAaccgtcacaacaacaacaagcatttgGAATGAATTCGACTTTTCACAACTTCTAATCACGAGGAAATGATTAATTTCAAACCATCTCATAAAACTGGTATCACAATAAGAATAATTGTTTGATAATGAGATATAAATACATCGAAAACTAGCGAGGGAGTTTAAACATAATTGTTaccaattgaataaaaaataagtaaatgtaTAACAACTCGATCACTTGGCAACAACaccaaaatacataataaaaatattcatttcgaCCGTACCTAATATTTTTGTTcggaaaactcgagaaaacggaGGTAAGCTAAATCACAATAAGTGGTTTCCTTCCCTATGGCAGTGGAGTCTACGGAACAAACCCGGTTTTCTATCCGACCAAATGACAAATAGGCAGTATTCTTTAGATTCATAGTCTAGATAATGGAAAATGAAATGTTGCTTTCATTTATAAAAGTTTATTGTCAAATTGAAAAATgcgtgtatttatgtacattgcatgaatctgaaaattatatattgtgtGTTTATAAAATTTCGGGATATTACGCGCTTCTCGCGTATTTGTCCGCTTCGGTTTCCATATAACGGATGAAACGTGTTAAATTTGTGCGCACTGTCTGCACAGCTGGATAACGCTCCTTCAATTCTCGGCGCTGCTGACGCAGCTGtggaatatataataaagaaaaaattataggcATGTTCCTTGatgtaaaaaactaaaattgctTCAAATTGTTACCTTATTCTTGAACATTTTCTCCAATTTCTTCAACACTTCTggcaaattcaattcaataatcAGTTTAGGCCAGTCATTGTCGGCAAACATATCCATTAAAGCATCAAGTGACTCGGAAATTGTCCACACATCTTCCTCCTGTAATATTGAAATTAGTTATTAATAACCCATGAgcacatgaaatatttttttattacatcagAACATGCTTCCACAATGAATGTGATGATTATGCGTACTAAATTTTCTGGCAACAGACAACCCAATGTGCCTAACATACGCAACCAATTCGCACGAATTTCAGCTACACTGCAGTTCTTCACACCATTGAAAATTAACTGGAAATTAGAGCAAAATCTTAAGAATCATATAGCTGATGGGCATAATAATTGTATACCTCCAAGTCATTTTCCACCATTTGACTGAACAgttctttgtttgttttcagCCGTTCTAAGGTAGCACGCATTAACGATGTGGCTGGCTCCATGACAGACACGTCTTGCGGACCTTTGAACACTTGCTGACCAAGTTCCACCCAAACATCATAAATTGCTTTGGCACCACCAAGGTCTTCAGGGCTTAAAGCATTGCAAAGATTTTGTAGGCAAAGCAATGATGAAATACGCAAATTTTTTACTCtgcaaagaaaatgaaaaaatatctgTGAAAAATGTCTAATGTCGCATGATGCCGATACTCACTTAATAAGCAAGGATACACTGACTTCCCTCAAGGCTTGCGCAATATTATCAGGTAGAACTTGCGCTTTTTTCCAAAGCTAagcggaaaaaaatatttaagtttaatggacttttcttaaaatgtttgatttagcGATTTTTACTTTCTCAATAATTCCCAAAGATTTAATAATTTCCACCAGCGCTTCAGGTAATTTATCTTCATTTTGTATATTTCCATTGCCATTTGCAGATTCATATTCGTAGTCTATAACACCCTCACCTTCGGACGCATCATCTCCATCTGAATCGACCCACTCTGTGTTggacaaaattttcattaataaaatttagaactAAATTAACTCTTCGAAACACAGAAGAAAAATTATTCGTTCTAAATATCAGCCACTACTTCTACTTCTAATGGTTTCTTCTTACCTTCTTCATCATTCGATACTAAGTTCGTGATAATTTCCGCTGCAACACGATGAGCGTCCAATAAGTTCCCGACTTCCTTCATAGCAATTTCAGCTGGTGTAGGAAGTTCTTGTTGACGTCTTCGTAATGCAGCGCTCTCTTCGGTCTCTTCTACTACAATTAATATTCTTATTTGAATGCATgacattaattatataaattattctttCCAACCTTCTTCCATTTCAACGTTGAAGTCCAGAACTGATATACTTTCATTTTGGTCGTTTTCTCCATGATTAgtcaacacatttgacaatgcTTCCTGATTGTCGATTTCTAAGGTTTCTGAAATGCTATTTAATATGTTGCAAGTATAAGCTGCTGACAAAGCTGGCACATTGGACAAAAttccttaaaaaattataaaaaatgagatttcctaaaaatgttattcaataaaaatttgtagtTACCGGCTCCTAATGTCCGGAGATATTGGTGTCCATAACTTCCTGTAATGTTAAGCAAACTTAAAATTTCAGGCACATGCTGTGTTAATGCATTCCAAATTTTTTGATTGCCCTCTGATACTACTAATAAGCACTGCGCTACAGAAATTGCAATATCTAAACCGAAAATGTTATAATCAAGACAACGTATAAGACTTGCAATTAACTGTGACTGATTAAATGTTTCTAAAGCAAGTGTAGAACTTTCACACAAGTTCCATAGAAGATTTACAGCCTGCAAAAATGTGTCCGACCGTATATCTAGTTGTCTTAATGCTGCATCAAAGTTTGGCACCCATTCGCCATTCTGTGCGTATTCATTCAGCAAAGTCAAAAGTGGTGTTAGCACATCCTGTTCCACAAATAGTTCACAAACTTCCTAAAGGATATAATGcaaattccattaaaattcGATGCGATTTTaacttatttcttattttgaaCTTACTGGCATGCAAACGGTAAAATTACGCAGTGCACCAGCTGCTGCATTCCGTAATGGCTGATCGCGATCATAGAGATAAGGTGCAGCTATACGGATAATGTCACTCTGACAAATAGCAGTTAGTTTATCCTTTTTGCCAGATTGCACTAGCACCGCTAGTGATTGCAGAGCATTCAATTTCTCCTCCACATTAACATTTAATAGTTGCTCCCGTATTGTATCCACTGGACCCAAGCCGTTTTCCATTAACTCTTCGTCGTCATTTAAAAAATCTGCAACGCCATTTAACCCTAAAGGGTTTGAATTAGCCACAAGTCGTACGCGGTTCCGTCTCGTTTTACCCATTTTACTAACTACAAGTCAGTATTAGTTGCAAATAGTTCTATACCAAGCAATCCACAATAGAGCTTAGCAAATAGTCCACACAAAAAACTACCAGACCCCCACGTgcataaacacaacaacaatcggTTTTTCACTCTGTGTCAAACTATGCGTTTAGCGGTTGTTTTCTTGTATTACTGATATTTATTTTCGagtttcgttttgttttgtgtCTTATTTCGTTTTTCTTTAATCAATTGAATTTCGAATTATAAGCATTTTCGAATAATTCCAAAACGTTAAGCTACCATACTTATTTTCCTAAATTCATTCCAATTGGATTCCTTATTATTTAGTGAAggtttatatttcattaaaaattacataatttaagGAAACTAGAATTGTCTGTATCATTCTTAATATGTGACTAGATCatcaaaactttaaatatatttattgaatgaacttttttattattgtccAAGAAATTGATAATAGAACGAACAACTACAAAATccagtatttttggaaatacttgcttattttaacatttattttatgaaaatccaGCGAAACATATgcaaatcatttaaaattatacaGGATGGCAACGTTTGAGAAGGAGCAATGAAGTAAAATTGAGGAAGCGAAGTAGCAGCCAGCAACCAGAGGAGCTTTTAACTATTGTAGGTAATAGCTACGTAAAAAATGGTTTGCATTGAAGGAAAGTGTGACCTTCGCAGTTAGTTCTTGGGATATTATGAGTGGagacaataaatataatgaaaattccTGAAAAAAGTGATTTGAATTGTagtgaatttttgttttacaatcaTTACTTCGCCAAAGCAGACATGAGATAAATAACGTGAAGAAGCTAATTTGTGAACGacatgtatgtgattggtgtaGCATAATAAGAATGTAAGTGTAAAGAGAACAAAGAAGGAACGTGTGCAattagtgtatgtgtgtgtgaataaagGAGAAGCACGCGAAGACAAATAAAGTCGGTGGGAAGTGAACAGCTCTCAACACGACATTGTGCAAATCTTTTTTTAAGGCTTATGTTCATTAGGAATAGAGCAGAGTTGATATTGTGTATGGTGGATTTTTTGTGTGACAttgtcaaaataaaaaagtggcaAAGTAGCAATTTATGGAGATTTGTTATATCTAACTACATCATGTGAATATTCCAAGTATAATGTTTCTTCGATTGTATACGGAGATCGGTaagttaaaattgtttaatattttggtaTGAGGTAAATTTTTAATGTGAGGTATAAATCCAGAACAGCTCTTTGCAGCAATAAAGGTTgttagtgttgccacctgtatgttgtacttaataatttttttattaaaacacataTCAGCATTTATAGTTACTATTTGATTAAATATGAAGTTACCTATCAATTTTCCTAAAATGTTCtattacaataatttatataaattgtaaatgCCCATTTTTCGCATAATTGGCGATTCACCGGTGACAAAAAACATtaagttaatattatataaaacagaTATTGTTTCAAATAACGACAATCAATTATGTTTCTGAAGACAGCATTTAAGATatagtattttaaatttctgtaaTACAATAACACTTAATTGCAGAATCTGAATATTATTGTATCGAAATAATATATAGCTATGTGTTAATATGttaaaactaaagaaaacaGTTGAACCTCTAAATCGAAGATCTTCATAACATGTACGCTTGAATTGACAGTATCggttagaagtcaaatttcatacaaattatcttaCATAACTCACATTTCCTTAacccgaactcttgaattggctatagaggtcaaatttcataaaaatttccttccataactcgaacttttcgaccagagtataatacaaaatttaaattttactatcgaggcaaaaTTTTAAGAGTTTCTACATCGTATGGACAtattaaaactttatgcaaagtaaataaataaaagagctttttaaaaaaatttatgttgtaatgaaaacttctataactcgaaatcttTATTATGGttgttcgagttagggaagtttatTTAAACTGATGAAAACACACATTTGAAGATGTaccataaattattatttatgtttacataaatattttatgaatgagggcttaaataataattgtgtaccatcagttttaaataattatgtctaacaaatttaatattttttgtcccAATAAATCTAGTtcttgatattttaaatatgacaATGTTCATATATGAATGAAAGTTTAAAATAcaagaaacaaaattatttaaaattgccatttaattgaataatatgGCAATAGCAGTGTATTTAGGGATTCTACCCTAATGTACGTACATCATGTGCGTGCAAGGCTGTGTACAGCAGAATGCAAGAGAATGAAGCAATGAATAACTGCGAAGTGTacataaaagaaatttttgaagaaagaaAGAGGAGCGCCATACTTGTAGGTGGAGAAAATCGGCAAGTAAAACCAAAAGCCTTGATTATTTCTTGGTTTCTACAATTTAGAATAGTTTAGAAGTagtaattttgttaattaattccTAGTGTCTTTGGAAATTTTATACAATACATAGAATACTTGCCATAgcctcacaatttattgaatcATTGTATTTCTATGCTACTTATTCTGCTTCGGGTAAGGTATTCTGATGGATGCACTAGGGTCCTGTCAAATGAAGCACCTATTAGAAATGCGAAAACATTTCAGTTAGATGGGCAACTCTGTAGTTCGGATTCAACCATCTCCATCATTCACACACAAATTACTATTTGCAATTTCGCAGATTTTCTAATGCTTTATTCGGTGTTGTTTCACTAGTTTGTCCGTGAGTATAGCAGATTCGTGCAATTTTCTTCTACGATTGCTTTACAAATGGTTTGTTCTGCCGATTAAGTCTATTTTACACAAGTGCCTCAATTTtcgaattatatatttttcaactacACCATTACTTATTAATTATATCTTGTGCTCGCTTTGCTCCTTGTGCTTGAAAAGCTATGCAAGCTTACAAGGACCTGTGAGATGGTGAAGATATATGGTATTAAAAGGAAGATATAGAAGAGTATTCATCTACAGCAAGTGCTAACAAAATCTAAACCTTTTTAACTCGTAACTTAAGTGTGTCCCAGATGATGATAAGTTCGATCCTCCTGGAAGACTAAAGATTAGAATAATTATacgaattttaaaagtaattctAAAGGCAACAATACAGCATGTAGTAATACAAATGCCTTATAAACTTAATTTGAATTGAGTCAAAGAAAAAATGAAgtcgaaaaattaatttatatatatataggaatAGATTCTACACAGTGAATATTACtatatttgtttatgaattATACCTAAAATTCCCAATGATTGGACATGTATATTCAACACACATAATGTGGATATAGACTTAAAATTACCATTAAaagttttacaatatatttcataatagtacaactttaatttttcagaaaaatgGATCTCCTACTCGAATTTCGTGTTTGCTAGTTTAGGtaagtatgaatatatatatatacatcttcTAATCTCTACTAAAGATTTTAACGTGTGTTTTAAATGTTATAGTGGTCGTTCCTTTGAACTGCTCCATTAATTTGGAGCATTGGAGCAGCTAGGAGACATACACAGCATCCACCCAATTACACACTCGAGGTTTAATATTAAAGATAAATTAAaccattgtttaaaaattatttaaaacgttAAAACGCCTTTATGAACAAAATTGGAATAGATACACGACCGAatcgatcgaaaaaaaaacacatacatgATATCTTATGGTTTTAAAGAACATATAAAACGTAACGAagaaataagtatttatgtcCAAACAAGGTGGCCAGCAATACAACTTTATCAATGCCCCAAAAGCACATTATCCAGCAAAAGAGCTATATCCGAAGATACAACATCAACAAAATCTTGTATACCTTTCGAAATCTCCAAAAAGTTACAGAATACTGACATTTGAAaagttatttaacaaaaaaatttctccTGCGAAAGTGACGGTAACGGAGAAGTTGAGGGAGTCCGAAAGGATTTGTGGTGCCGCAGCAAGTGGCATCAATATTAATAAGTTTAAGCATAAGATGGCAAATACGCTTTCCGTCATGACGAACGTTTTGCGGAATGTTGTCA
This portion of the Zeugodacus cucurbitae isolate PBARC_wt_2022May chromosome 3, idZeuCucr1.2, whole genome shotgun sequence genome encodes:
- the LOC105216849 gene encoding HEAT repeat-containing protein 3 isoform X2, translating into MGKTRRNRVRLVANSNPLGLNGVADFLNDDEELMENGLGPVDTIREQLLNVNVEEKLNALQSLAVLVQSGKKDKLTAICQSDIIRIAAPYLYDRDQPLRNAAAGALRNFTVCMPEVCELFVEQDVLTPLLTLLNEYAQNGEWVPNFDAALRQLDIRSDTFLQAVNLLWNLCESSTLALETFNQSQLIASLIRCLDYNIFGLDIAISVAQCLLVVSEGNQKIWNALTQHVPEILSLLNITGSYGHQYLRTLGAGILSNVPALSAAYTCNILNSISETLEIDNQEALSNVLTNHGENDQNESISVLDFNVEMEEEETEESAALRRRQQELPTPAEIAMKEVGNLLDAHRVAAEIITNLVSNDEEEWVDSDGDDASEGEGVIDYEYESANGNGNIQNEDKLPEALVEIIKSLGIIEKLWKKAQVLPDNIAQALREVSVSLLIKVKNLRISSLLCLQNLCNALSPEDLGGAKAIYDVWVELGQQVFKGPQDVSVMEPATSLMRATLERLKTNKELFSQMVENDLELIFNGVKNCSVAEIRANWLRMLGTLGCLLPENLVRIIITFIVEACSDEEDVWTISESLDALMDMFADNDWPKLIIELNLPEVLKKLEKMFKNKLRQQRRELKERYPAVQTVRTNLTRFIRYMETEADKYARSA
- the LOC105216849 gene encoding HEAT repeat-containing protein 3 isoform X1, encoding MGKTRRNRVRLVANSNPLGLNGVADFLNDDEELMENGLGPVDTIREQLLNVNVEEKLNALQSLAVLVQSGKKDKLTAICQSDIIRIAAPYLYDRDQPLRNAAAGALRNFTVCMPEVCELFVEQDVLTPLLTLLNEYAQNGEWVPNFDAALRQLDIRSDTFLQAVNLLWNLCESSTLALETFNQSQLIASLIRCLDYNIFGLDIAISVAQCLLVVSEGNQKIWNALTQHVPEILSLLNITGSYGHQYLRTLGAGILSNVPALSAAYTCNILNSISETLEIDNQEALSNVLTNHGENDQNESISVLDFNVEMEEVEETEESAALRRRQQELPTPAEIAMKEVGNLLDAHRVAAEIITNLVSNDEEEWVDSDGDDASEGEGVIDYEYESANGNGNIQNEDKLPEALVEIIKSLGIIEKLWKKAQVLPDNIAQALREVSVSLLIKVKNLRISSLLCLQNLCNALSPEDLGGAKAIYDVWVELGQQVFKGPQDVSVMEPATSLMRATLERLKTNKELFSQMVENDLELIFNGVKNCSVAEIRANWLRMLGTLGCLLPENLVRIIITFIVEACSDEEDVWTISESLDALMDMFADNDWPKLIIELNLPEVLKKLEKMFKNKLRQQRRELKERYPAVQTVRTNLTRFIRYMETEADKYARSA